One genomic window of Branchiostoma lanceolatum isolate klBraLanc5 chromosome 5, klBraLanc5.hap2, whole genome shotgun sequence includes the following:
- the LOC136434366 gene encoding von Willebrand factor C domain-containing protein 2-like, translating to MASLTAALCVVVLSACAVLAERPSRQFEELKPEQAVCMQDGVSYPIGASVPDDDPCTFGCFCGSPGNIICAVVKSPRSCAFMQPPCVDAVYVNDPTQCCPYMTCPNGPNCQAGDQIIPAGQTVEVDGAQCRCDGMLSVCSISISHEVHLPQN from the exons ATGGCGTCCCTAACCGCTGCTTTGTGCGTAGTTGTGCTGTCCGCCTGCGCGGTCCTTGCCGAGAGGCCGTCCCGACAGTTTGAGGAGCTAAAGCCGGAACAGGCGGTCTGCATGCAGGACGGAGTCTCCTACCCGATCGGTGCTTCCGTACCGGACGATGACCCATGCACCTTCGGGTGCTTCTGCGGGAGCCCCGGGAAC ATAATCTGCGCAGTTGTGAAGTCCCCCCGTAGCTGCGCCTTCATGCAGCCGCCGTGCGTGGACGCCGTGTACGTGAACGATCCCACCCAGTGCTGTCCCTACATGACCTGCCCCAACG GTCCGAACTGCCAGGCGGGAGACCAGATCATCCCCGCCGGCCAGACTGTGGAGGTGGACGGTGCGCAGTGCCGCTGTGACGGAATGTTGTCCGTCTGCTCCATCTCTATCAGCCACGAGGTGCACCTGCCCCAGAACTAG
- the LOC136434658 gene encoding uncharacterized protein, translating into MSPLVVAVLCTVLLSACSGDAARPYRQFQAVTQATTWTTTTATTTTLGAPPPYCEHDGVMYPVGAHVPSSDPCATNCHCQYSGNLACSWIKSTRTCLVRPSPCVDAVTVYDPAQCCPTQTCPNGRNCRNPTGGSPIPEGQSVNVNGQQCYCFVTTSPSGTYNTEVLCPITGLTG; encoded by the exons ATGTCGCCCCTTGTTGTCGCTGTTCTGTGCACGGTTCTACTGTCCGCCTGTTCGGGCGACGCTGCGAGACCGTACCGACAGTTCCAAGCGGTCACGCAGGCGACGACGTGGACGACGACGACGGCGACGACGACGACACTAGGCGCCCCTCCTCCGTACTGCGAGCATGACGGAGTGATGTACCCGGTCGGTGCGCACGTACCGAGCAGCGATCCCTGCGCCACCAACTGCCACTGCCAGTACTCGGGAAAC CTAGCATGCAGTTGGATAAAGTCCACACGTACCTGCCTCGTCCGTCCTTCTCCGTGCGTCGACGCCGTAACCGTGTACGACCCTGCCCAGTGCTGCCCTACCCAGACCTGCCCTAACG GTCGGAACTGCCGCAACCCTACCGGAGGCTCGCCCATCCCGGAAGGCCAGTCGGTGAACGTGAACGGGCAGCAGTGTTACTGTTTTGTAACCACGTCACCGAGTGGCACATATAACACTGAAGTGCTGTGCCCCATCACCGGTCTGACGGGTTGA
- the LOC136434664 gene encoding solute carrier family 49 member 4 homolog has protein sequence MTLLKEDGSDPEPLINSGSLEDPDTDSAGVRALGSVRGHRLYSRRWYILALYSILAGTQGSLWNTWGPISDSAKFVFGWRNSDIALLANWGPIAYMVLAVPFSWLMDVKGLRLTVLLAGFCVFAGAGIRCLTAFSLHAGTWFMNIGQLLNGAAGPVAMAAPPALSAAWFPHEQRTTATAIGITVGAILGAGSFLIGPLIVTQKPDNRTGHHNMTNAWDEQSGLSQGNSTNFSTAKNQIMLLMYVEFAWTALIFLLILAYFPDKPPSPPTLSASKDRLSFGSGVKQLVRNGRFWLVCLSYGILNGTLSSYGGLLDVNLSPHNITQVEAGWVGFYGSIAGGVSGIAVGRFSDMLGGHFRFTILVMTVGYIGSLLWLILMLYHSIIPFNTVSMYASFLLLQVCALGSEPLFFELGVESTYPIAEGVTTCVLTWVNNFFGLLLLLVMMIPRIGTDWMGWATLGSGAAVLPLMLLFRERYGRLAVDTGKRR, from the exons ATGACACTGCTAAAAGAGGATGGTTCGGATCCGGAGCCGCTGATCAACAGTGGAAGCTTGGAAGACCCGGACACTGACTCGGCTGGAGTCAGAGCCCTGGGGTCCGTGAGAGGCCACCGCCTGTACAGCAGACGATG gtaCATCCTTGCGCTATACTCGATCCTGGCCGGGACGCAGGGCTCCCTGTGGAACACCTGGGGCCCGATCTCCGACTCCGCCAAGTTCGTGTTCGGCTGGCGGAACAGCGACATCGCCCTGCTGGCCAACTGGGGGCCCATAGCCTACATGGTGCTGGCTGTGCCGTTTTCGTGGCTTATGGACGTCAAAG GGTTACGACTTACGGTTCTTCTGGCAGgattttgtgtttttgctgGAGCAGGAATCAGATGTCTGACAGCCTTCAGTCTACATGCTGGGACTTG GTTTATGAATATCGGTCAGCTGTTGAACGGCGCTGCCggtcccgttgccatggcagcacccCCGGCCCTTTCGGCTGCCTGGTTTCCCCACGAACAGCGCACCACTGCGACTGCCATTGGTATTACAGTTGGGGCTATCCTGGGAGCAGGCAGCTTCCTGATTGGACCTCTCATTGTGACGCAAAAGCCAGACAACCGGACTGGGCATCACAATATGACCAA CGCATGGGATGAGCAAAGCGGGCTGTCACAGGGGAACAGTACAA ATTTCTCAACAGCGAAGAACCAGATAATGTTGCTGATGTATGTGG AGTTCGCCTGGACTGCCCTGATATTCCTGCTGATTCTAGCCTACTTTCCTgacaagcccccctccccaccgaccCTGTCTGCCTCCAAAGATCGCCTGTCCTtcgggtcaggggtcaaacaacTAGTCAG GAACGGTCGGTTCTGGCTGGTGTGTTTGTCGTACGGAATATTGAACGGCACCCTCAGCAGCTACGGGGGCCTGCTGGACGTCAACCTGTCCCCTCATAACATCACACAG GTGGAGGCGGGCTGGGTCGGCTTCTACGGAAGCATTGCAGGGGGCGTGTCGGGTATAGCAGTGGGGAG attttcAGATATGCTCGGAGGACATTTTAGATTCACCATCCTAGTCATGACTGTCGGGTACATTGGGAGTCTTTTGTGGCTCATCCTAATGTTGTACCACAGTATCATCCCGTTTAACACAG TGAGCATGTACGCGTCGTTCCTGCTGCTCCAAGTGTGCGCGCTGGGCAGCGAGCCTCTGTTCTTCGAGCTGGGCGTGGAGTCCACGTACCCGATAGCCGAGGGCGTGACGACCTGCGTGCTGACCTGGGTCAACAACTTCTTcgggctgctgctgctgctggtcaTGATGATACCGCGCATCG GTACCGACTGGATGGGGTGGGCGACCCTGGGTTCCGGGGCCGCCGTCCTCCCGCTGATGCTGCTGTTCCGGGAGCGGTACGGCAGGCTGGCGGTGGACACGGGCAAGAGGAGATGA